The Panicum virgatum strain AP13 chromosome 3N, P.virgatum_v5, whole genome shotgun sequence genome includes the window agtcaccgagacgagggcgctcactaagagtctccgttcaccatcctggcgtggtggagatcaagccacgtacaatcttcttctctgggctcccacaatccttggcaagctccgcgagaaacacctcgatcaccaagatcgcctaggtgatgccaatcaccaagagtaacaagctaaggccttcacttgagcaagaaccgatcaccaagaacggatgcacactagcttctctctactcaagtccttaatcttgcttcttgattgattgaatgcacaagtatgtgaatgatgaagctcaatgtggctcttgactatagtatgagtgtatggatgttgcctggtgtcaagagttggcgaaatgacccattggaggggtatatataggcagctcacacaaatagagccattggagaaaagctgccagaaaactgcgtagcgccggttaatccgacgtaccccccattgtcatcgtcggtttaaccggtgaatgtaaactgcctcttctgaaaactagccgttacaactggggcagattaaccgacgtagcatcggtttaaccggtgagtgtagttgtccactgaaccactgaaaaaccaagtctctggacaactgcaccgacgttaactcaaacctatcgtcggtttaaccggtgagtataacttttaaattcctctgaaaaaccatctcactggtcaattgcaccgacgtcttgattcaaacagcgtcggttaatccggtgaatagaacttgaatttccctggaaaaaccaactctggaccaatgcaccgacgttaaattcaaacacgtcgatttaaccggtgtattgaatttgtccagactctgctgacttcgttcaaccgacgtatagaaaattgagagcgtcggttaaaccggtgtatagattttttctgattttgtcttttctgatttgagtcttgaatgaaatccaaatattcttgagatatagtttgagaaccacttatttgaacttctagaaacctgagtgaccatagtgtgcatccattttcaaatgaccatgtccatgctcaagttacttagccttaacccctcttaatagtgcgatcactacaaaactataaaacctatactaacctaagtgtccttctcaaccttatgacacttaggactagaaagatccttagtcttgacataaaattgagttgaataccgagatcgcctttttgaataatgaaattgaggggcctcttttgacatatgaccaaatgagcgataatgatctattaagctgcacaaactcattagtcataataatggttgtcattaatcaccgaaacataccttgagggcctagatgcttacaacgaCCACCTGGAGGAGCTCCTCCTGCATGTCGTCGACGGTGGTGGCAGCGCGGGCCGATCCGTCCTAGCGAGGTCGAATCTGTcctcggcgggcggcggagcaggcggatccagcggcggcctccacccctccctccaTGGCCATGGTGAGCGGCGGATCTCGGCAGCGCGGGCGGATCCGGTGGCGGCGtcctcccctccctccatgGCCACGACGAGCGGCGGATTCCGGCGGAGCTGGCGGCACCGTCTCTCCCCGAGAGAAGCGGCGACGACGCAGCTCTGGCCTTCCCTCGACGGCCTtccctcggtggcggcggcggcggacgtggtggctttttttatttattctgaaattttttgccgagtgccacttaaacacacggcaaaccgtttgccgtgtgcctgaaaAAAGGCACACGATAAAAGAGCTCTTTGCCGATGTTTGTATGCCGTGAgctttttgccgtgtgttacacacggcaaagggtttactgagctttgccgtgtgcaacagGCACACAGCAAACCCCCCGTCTCCGGTAGTGAGAAGTggaaggggtggtggtggtagtgtaTTGTTAGATAGAGAGACTTAAGGAAATGACTGCTTGGATGATCAAGTTACAAACATGAGAGAAATGAAGAGACATAGTACGGTGGATGAAGGAGTGCTTCTTCCATTATTGGTGGCTCAATGGAGATTGAGAGAAATATAAATTAACATTTTCTAGTGGGATGCATCAATCTTAGAAGACAGAAATACCATAAGAGACtaattgttttttttgttaatgttttcTAGTGGGATGCATCAATTTTAGAAGACAGAAATACCATAGAAGActaattgtttttctttttgaaacaaatgtggatttatttattaatattagatagactaatatttaattgataaatGAAAATAATGTTCATGAGACAATAATAAAAGAGAATAAGGGGAGGGGATTTAACATATGTATGTTGCATAGAGTAATATTTaattaataaataaaaaatttggaTGTTGGGTTTCTTCTTTATTTATACTTTTGATGAACCGCAACATATTGAAAAACATAACTGatagaaatagaaattatgACACTTAGTGGGTTGATGACATAGCAACATGCCACTTAGGTgataccccgcgcgttgctgcgggatttcttaaatttaatgtgaaatttgaaagtagaaaaaTTAAGATGATTGCATGGCAACATTCACAAAAGAAATCGATGGAAAATATAAATAGATGGCCCTAGTGGACGTTGATGTGCCATTTGATATAATGGATTCCTATATGATGCGGATAACTTGCATGTTAAGAGAAATATAGCTAATGACTTTAGTAGGTGCCATCTATATAGGCTATATAGttgatatgaattttacttgAATGTTATTTTTTATCAAGATCTGGTAGAAATCGGTAAACTAAcgtcaatagaatatttgatcacattataaaagaataggtgctcaaagaaatagagtatgtatatgagtttttacgttaatagattaaagattaaaagtattgcaaaaatagagtatgtatatgactttacgttaatagattaaagattaaaagtactGCACAAAGTAGAGATCATATGAACATTTTCTTATTTATTGAATCTCGTAAAAAATGATAAGCTAaaagaagaaacaccaatagaatatttgatcataTTGTAGAAGAGTAGGTGAtgaaaaaatagcgtatgtatatgattttactttagttaattaaaaattaaaagtattgcatattgtagagatgacatgaatattttttgtaattaataaggtagttgaaagttagtggaacacttagtggagaatgatgtggacaccttgcatgaagagttgatatgaattttatttgtatgttattttttatcaagatctggtagaaatcgataaactaacgtcaatataatatttgatcacattataaaagaataggtgcccaaagaaatagagtatgtatatgagtctttacgttaatagattaaagattaaaagtattgcaaaaatagagtatatatatgactttacgttaatagattaaagattaaaagtattgcacatagtagagatcatatggacattttcttatttattgaatctcgtaaaaattgataagctaaaagaagaaacaccaatagaatatttgatcacattatagaagaataggtgatgaaaaaatagcgtatgtatatgattttattttagttaattaaagattaaaGGTACTGCATATTGTATAGATGACatgaatattttttaattaataAAATTGTTGAAAGTTAGTGGGACACTTAGTGGAGAAAGATGTTGACACCTTacatgaagagagaaatagttagTGGGTGCTATCTATATAGAATATATAGATTCGCTCTTAATCTCCTAGTATTCTATCACCGTATCATGCCCTGCAGGCTGCATCCCACCCTCTCTAATTATTCTGCAGAACCCAttagggcgtgtttagttggtgaaattttttggatttggctactatagcactttcgtttttatttagtaattagtgtccaatcatgtactaattaggctcaaaagattcatctcgttatTTCCaactaaactgtgtaattagttattttttaaaattatatttaatatttcatgtattGTATGTGTCTAAAAATTTAATATGACGAagaatcttgaaattttttgagaactgTTTTACAGTGCCTTAATCTACTCCGACCCATTCCCTCCAGCCTCTCATCAGCAGAGCTAGAAGAAGCGCAGCTCCGGCAGTAGCAAGAGCTAGCCCGCCAGGCCGCCAAGCTCACTCTGTGACCaacagggagagagagagagagagcaatggaGACGATGgcagcggccgcgccgccgcagcagagGACGGGGGGCATCACGCGGAGGCTGGCCAGGCTCCTACGCCGCAAGCGCAccccggcgggggcgggggtggCGTACTCCGTCGCCGGGGACGAGTTCGACGACTCGCTCGACAGCTCCATCAACTCGCTCAGCAAGCTCAAGCTCTCCGGCAACCTGGCCGCCGCGTACACGCTCGACGCCCTGTTCAAGAACGCCACGGAGAAgaagggggcgccggcggcggcgcaggtgcaAACGCAGGCGCACGCACAGCCGCAGCCGTCTCCGGCGCCGGGGCCGGAAGCCGCGGCGAAGCACGCGTTCGTGGCGAGCCTCTTCGCGGGGGCGTCCGCGGTGAAGGCGGCGTACGCGCAGCTGCAGCTGGCGCAGCACCCCTACGACGCCGAGGCGATCCAGGCGGCGGACGCCGGCCTGGTGGCGGAGCTCACCAAACTGTCGGATCTCAAGCGGCGCTACACCAAGgacccggccgccgcggcccggaGCGCGGCCGCCCTCGCGGCGCACGCCGAGGAGCAGCGGCACCTGCTCCGGACCTACGAGATCACGGCGCGGAAGCTGGAGGCCGAGCTCCGGGCGCGGGAAGCCGaggccgcccgcgcccgcggcgcgctggccgacgagctccgcgccgcgcgcgccttgGAGGAGCGCGCCCACCCGGGCCGCACCCTCGCCGCGCTCGACGACCTCCACCTGTCCGGCCTCAACGCCACCCACTTCCTCACCGCGCTGCGGCACGCCGTGAAGGCCGTCCGCGGCTTCGCCCGGGCGGTGCTCGACGGGATGCGGGCGGCCGGGTGggaccccgcggcggcggccgcggccgtgcACCCGGGCGCCAGCCTGCGCGACCCGGCGGGGGACGCCCGGTTCGCGCTCGAGTCCTACGTCGCGCTGAAGATGCTCGCCGGGTTCCACCGCAAGGACCTGGGGCTGAGCTCCCTGCGCGCGCGGGGCGCCCACGACCGGCGCCGCTTCTTCGACGAGTTCGCGGCGCTCAAgtccgcgcccgcggcggagctcctggaCCACcccgcgggcggcgcgcggtggggcGCGCTCCGCGAGTTCCTGCGGGACCGGTACCGGTCGGTGGTGCACGAGCGGATGGAGGCGGCGTTCTTCGGCGCCGGGCAGCAGCGCGCGGCGTGGTTGGCGGAGTTCGCGGAGATGGCGCGGCGCGTGTGGCTGCTGCACTGCCTGTTCTGGGCGTTCGACGGCGGCGCGTCCGTGTTCCAGGCGTGCCCCGGGGAGCGGTTCTCGGAGGTGTTCATGGAGAACGTGAGcgacgcggacggcggcgggagcgggagcggggcggcgccgggcgggCAGGTCGCGGTCGGGTTCACCGTGGTGCCGGGGTTCAAAGTCGGGCGGACGGTGATCCAGTGCCGGGTGTACCTTTCCCTCTCCGAGCGGCGGCCGTGACCTGACGACGacccgcggcggcagcgcgttGCTCACGGGTGAGAAGCTCTCGTCGGACGGCGGCGAGATCTGTCcccgggcgtcgggcggcgcggccgggaaGTTTAAGGGTGGCGGGGTAGCAACGGCCTTGGCCCAGCCCGGCACGTAGGTGCCCACCCCGGGTGATCTCGTATGTACGTATGGATGGAAATCGAAGCATGTATCTACCTACCGCTACGACTACGACCAATGTAGTAATAATTATACTACTACGGGCCCTCCAGTCCATGCATTGTCCCAATATATATAAGGGCTTGTTTAGTTGCGTAAATTTTAGGGTGtaaattactgtagcactttcgtttgtatttagtaattattattCGATCATGGATtaactaggttcaaaagattcgcctcgcaaattatagacaaattacgtaattagttattttatttagctacatttaatattttatacatACATTTAAAGATTTAATGTGACgaggaatcttgtaaagttttgggcAGCCATGTTGTGTTTTGCCGTGCGTGACATGAGGCGCGATCCAGATCGGGAATGtgtgcggcggcgtgcgcgcgcatTCTTCTCGTCGGCCAAAAGTCTGAAAAGAGGGCGCGCCACATGAGCTCCACATAGGCAGACAGCTAAATCCGGCAACACATGGGCGGAGACGGCGGTCACGAGTGCGACCTGGGCGCTTTTGCTTCAAGTGCCGGTGTGGGCCTCCGGTTCCTcgtctccggccggccggcggccacaTGCGCTACAGTGAGCTGTAGGCCTACCGCCTACGTCTACATGGGCTGGGGTAGTGGCGTAGTGCGATGCGCGGGCGCGAGATCCAGGCAACCATGGGATTACGCCACGCATGGGACCAAAGGCAGGCGGcgatgccatgccatgccatgccatgccacaGTAACCATGGGCCCATGGCGCGTGCGCGGTGCCAAGGTTTGGCAGCTACTGCCAGCCCAGCGGCGATCAACAAAGGCTCCgtttagttaaaaaaaaaaaaatcacacggtacccgtcacatcaaatctacgaacacatacataaaatattaaatataattgaaaaaaataaataattacacagtctaactaattaCCACGAGACCAATTTATTAactctaattagtctataattagatattatttgtcaaataacaataaaatatgctacagtaccaaaacccaattttttttactaactaaacacacccaaaggACCGGACGGCCACCCTTTTCTGTCTCTGCAGATCTTTTTGGGGTTGGCACGAAATTTTTGGACATGGGTTAGCAAGCGATGCAGTGTTCGATCCCGGCGGTAAGGAGGTCGACACGGTATCCATCGATCGTGCCGTGGAAGCCTGACCTGCGCCCAAGATCTCGGACGCCTAGTCATGTTCATGTTCATGTCACGAGTACTTTGAGCCAAGGGCGCGCCCTTGTTTTTTTCCCTAAAAAGATAACCAAGTTCAAGAAATATTTATTTATAATAGACCAGTCTGCAGCATTTTTTGTTTTCCTTGAAAAAAGAAGATTAACTATGAAGATACATATATGCATATAATAGTACTGAAGGTTGCATCTATTTGTTTTTCCCCCTACGTGGCATATAGTTACAAAGTCACTATGCTTAAACATTTTATTGGTCATCGACAAATTGAGCCAGAAATTTTTTGGAGCCTCTTGTTGCTTTCACAGAGCAAGTGCTGCATAAGAACTCCTACATGAGATTTCAGTTTTGCAGTGTAAGTTATCGGTTCAGCTGACATTTATGAAATATGAACCGGAATAAGTTTAGTGCTTAGCTGTGGTAGAGTTAACTCTGTTAATATTCTAGGATGTGACATGATTGGCTTCTGTTTTGTTGCAACAAATAGTGGAACCACATTGCTCCTTGATCTGAGCTAAGGATAAGACTATAGCGGCACTAAAGCTACGCCATTTAGCGCAGCTATAGTCTGATTTAACGTCCATAGCTGCCATAGCGGCACAAATACAAATAGCGTAGCAGAGACTCTCTAAAAAAGGATATAGCGGGGCTATAGCGgagctatagcccgctatttaaaaccatggtAAGAAGTATACTTTGCTCTGTAGAAATTTTGTGGCAGCATTTGAATCGAAAATTTTCTTACCAGTATTCCAAGACGTGCAAACCATTTGACCACAATATAATGCATAGGGCATTAGCAATTGCAGTATAAAGGAGTTTTGGGCTCTTAAACTAAAAGATCCTCGCAGGCTTGGTACAGACAAAGAGACAACCTACAACTATGGAATAGCCGAATAGGAGGTTTATCTTACTTACCTGGAACTATAGTGTTGGTTCTTGCAGACCCTCTGATCGAATCATTTTAGAAGCGAATGAGACTTCTTCTCCTAGAAGCAGTAGTGGAAGGGGGAAAATTAGAAAATATATCCACGAAATGGCTGTGCCAAATAGGCATGAAACCAATCTGTTGGTGCTACGCTTGAACTGCTGATCGAGCAGCATACAGCAAAATAAAGTAGAAGTAATTAATTTGGTTCGCTTGCAATACATTTTCATAAATGTTCGGTTGTCATAATGTATCCAAAATCAGATATATGAAATTCAATAGAACTAATATTTTGTTATTGTCATCAGTGATCAAAGTAAAAGGTGACTACCTCATCTGCTAACTTCTGAAGGCTCCTAAGATACTTAGCCAGCCGCATTTATCTTGCTGATAGCTCCCCTCTACCAGAGAAATCAGTTCTACTTCTATGTAGGGCTCTGGCACCATCCACAACCATCGGAGAAAACATGCAGAAATGGAGCTCCATTTTAGCGATACTAGGGATGGGAACCATGTGTTGGCAAAAGGTAAATGGAGTTTAATGTTTGAATTTGTGAATTATTAAGATGTCAGGATGCCAAGATCTAAATGGCTTTATGACAGGATCAAGGAACCTGGCACATGCCACATTACTTTCTGCACTAGCACTGCCATACAAAATGCCTTGTTACTTGCTACAGTAGCATCATCATAAAAAAATGCTTTCTCATTGAGCCGCACCAACAGAATCCTCCTATCTAGAGCAAATGTAGCAAATTTGATCTGCCCCACAATATATCATTTTGAATAGTACAGAGGTTTTGTCCAATGAAGAACCCATGTAGGCTTTAGTAAGCAAACTAATGTTGATAAAAAAACGCTTGATAGgaggtgaaaatatatttcagcTTCTATTGTTGAATGCTGATATGCATCTTAAATTCAATTGTAATGCAATAAAGATATTCAgttcatcaacttgtagcaTGGAAGATATGTCACTAAAAAGCAGCAAATCAGTTGCTAGGTTGAACCTAAGATGCCATAAAGAGAAATAGAGATATTCCTCAACTTCGTAGGAAGCATATAGCAACAAGATTAATCAATAAACAATTAATAATCAAATCGAACAAACAGGTGGATAGAGGTCTAAAGGTCCGAGAAGTGGTTATCAATCAAAAGTTTGTTTTTATATGTAGATTAACCTATTCATCTAATAAAGTGTTAGGTGTCAAAAGTAAGAACAGAGACAGAGAGAAATCAAAGGATGGACATGAACTCACCATAAGCAATGTATCCATAAGTCAGAAGGGAATTCGTCAATCTGTAAATAAGTACCAATCCAAATCTGAAGGCACAGCAGAACATCCTTTAATCAGACATTAGCACTTGCATTAAGGCAGGACATACTACAAACATTGGAGGGGCGAAAAAGGCGATAAGCAAGCTACAACAGAAATAACCAAGCTTAGTGAGACCAAAAGTATATGGTTAGTCAATGGTCACTGTCAATTGGAACAATTAATTCATAATCACTAAGGGAAAGCTGAacattggaaaaaaaaattaaaactatcAAACTAAGAATTGCTACATGTCTGTGTAGTAAGAACATTGTTACTTCATATATGTAGTAGGTTATCTGAAGGCTTTAATGCTTTGTCATGGTGCTGACATACTCCTTTGAAATCAACGATTCAGAAACCAGAGGAAATTTCACTTACGCTGCCTACTTTGatccaaataaaaaataaacagcTCTTACATGACATTTTATCTCATATGATGATCCCATTCCCACTGCATAAAATGGTACTAAATTGGAGAGGATGAGTAGCAGAAAGGGTAGAAGGATTCTGAGCCGAGGAGGTCACACCACACAAAGGCAAGGCAACAGAAGGGGTAAAACCGATGCTGCTAGGGGCCTTTAGTAATGACAAAAGAACAGAATCGAGGCATTGAAATCATTCTATCAATCCATGGTGCATGAACTCTCATGCATATATCCGTGAGGATTAAGTCGTGAATCAGGACATCGCAGCTGGGCAAGGATTGAGAAGCTTTCGGGTACTTGAACCAATGGCTGCTCCAGAGAATGGCAATGCACAGCCAAGATTACCTTACAATCATTTCGTCAAGCAGCTCCTGGGCGTTGGTGCCTACCTGTCTGGCGCATTCTACGCAGGCTTCACCCCCACTCTGACGTTTCTCCGCGCGGGCGGGACACCGTTGGTTTCGGCGGCATGAAAATacatgtcggtaccctgtagcagggatacccactcctactacagtaaggcaggactcgcgtagtcatccgtaactacgctttaaggggcggagcagccgggccccatgggtcaggctcttacctcaccgggccaacggccccggacctgctccccgctctgggtcgggtccggtgacgccacgtgtccctgaggaggggaagctccgcgccaacagaCGAGGGcgcggacccccataggggtccggggcctccccgcgtccgtccggacctcccacgcgcgtagaaccagcataccgtcggggggggggggggggtccgggaGCGCCACATgttccgcaggcgcaggcgcgggcgcgagtcttccattggaagacttgcccacccaccgcattcaatacggGTGGTTGAgacgtgctctgccgccgcggcacgctgggcagcttttgtcaggcctcactgtagaccgcatattaccgaggtacacagtgcagccgcatgcgccgcatccgcgcagagcccgtctgccgcattaaatggatacgacggcacgatacttttccatcatacctgtaacaccccagtgttactGAGCGCTAATCATGAGCTTAGATTCGCTAATTAGGAGTTAATCTTGTCGTTAGCGTAAATCGTGTTCGCGCGGTAAACATCGATTTAGCAGTGTTCGATCGCGTTTTTGTCTCTGATCCGAGCTTCGAagcaactttcgcccaaaacaaaagttgtagctcttatcgttctctacaacttctattttggccaaatttcaagttcttaTATCAAATTTCGAGATTTGGATGGTCAAAGTCGGCTAAAAATCACTCAATCTCGGTCAACTGGGACTCCCCTGTTTGTGCTCAGTGCACCGCCGGCCCTCGACGTTGGcgtcgccacgcgtcggccgtcgcgGCAAACCTCGTTCCCCGTGAGCCGTCTTATCCACTTCCAGTGCCCGTCCCTATCCGAACCATTCCCTTCTCCAACCTTCCTCGCGTGCACGCCGAGCTGAGCTCGAGCTCAGTGTCGTCGCCGGCGTCCTCCGGCCATCCTGCGTCGCTGTTCTTCGCGCCCCTTCTCGATTCCCCACACCCCAACCCTCTTCGCCTCACCCCGCACCTCCAACGCCTCTTCCCCGAGCCGACCGACCCGCTCCGCGGCCGAATCGGCCTTCCAACCGCCGGCTGTCATCACCGAGCCCGCCGAacttcgccctcgccgtcgaactCCCCTCTCCGGCCTCCTTCCGCTCAAATCGAGTCGCCGGTGAGCT containing:
- the LOC120663974 gene encoding uncharacterized protein LOC120663974, which encodes METMAAAAPPQQRTGGITRRLARLLRRKRTPAGAGVAYSVAGDEFDDSLDSSINSLSKLKLSGNLAAAYTLDALFKNATEKKGAPAAAQVQTQAHAQPQPSPAPGPEAAAKHAFVASLFAGASAVKAAYAQLQLAQHPYDAEAIQAADAGLVAELTKLSDLKRRYTKDPAAAARSAAALAAHAEEQRHLLRTYEITARKLEAELRAREAEAARARGALADELRAARALEERAHPGRTLAALDDLHLSGLNATHFLTALRHAVKAVRGFARAVLDGMRAAGWDPAAAAAAVHPGASLRDPAGDARFALESYVALKMLAGFHRKDLGLSSLRARGAHDRRRFFDEFAALKSAPAAELLDHPAGGARWGALREFLRDRYRSVVHERMEAAFFGAGQQRAAWLAEFAEMARRVWLLHCLFWAFDGGASVFQACPGERFSEVFMENVSDADGGGSGSGAAPGGQVAVGFTVVPGFKVGRTVIQCRVYLSLSERRP